The Amblyomma americanum isolate KBUSLIRL-KWMA chromosome 6, ASM5285725v1, whole genome shotgun sequence genome has a window encoding:
- the LOC144095621 gene encoding uncharacterized protein LOC144095621 encodes MSPATELVGAVADHMATRLPNPFDSDGAHVSEAVLSLPPAALLEAMVNDNEPSQGDFSSEVPAPTSRQAAPSPWLNSQPLTDEALPVQEQCLSAGRPTVLVPVVPSCQSVSEDIAPAQIARTRAGGPRVAAVERHWLLK; translated from the exons ATGAGTCCGGCAACAGAACTGGTTGGTGCAGTCGCCGACCATATGGCGACCAGACTGCCAAATCCCTTTGACAGCGACGGGGCCCATGTCAGCGAGGCAGTGCTGTCCCTGCCACCTGCTGCATTATTGGAGGCTATGGTAAATGACAACGAACCAAGCCAAGGCGACTTTTCCA GCGAGGTTCCTGCACCCACATCAAGGCAGGCAGCACCGTCACCATGGCTGAACAGCCAACCACTAACTGACGAGGCACTTCCTGTTCAGGAACAGTGCCTCAGTGCAGGCAGACCAACAGTGCTCGTGCCTGTCGTGCCGTCGTGCCAGAGCGTGTCTGAGGACATCGCACCAGCACAAATTGCTCGCACGAGGGCAGGTGGCCCCCGTGTTGCTGCGGTGGAGCGACACTGGCTTCTGAAGTAG